One Phaseolus vulgaris cultivar G19833 chromosome 2, P. vulgaris v2.0, whole genome shotgun sequence DNA window includes the following coding sequences:
- the LOC137811034 gene encoding uncharacterized protein, producing MGGLLHFFEFNQGRMAKKVLTRKRHHGGLEAPRNSLDLQVQTPQNFCPQRKLSCNYQVEEEGRPENNRYSNVGSMKKLINEELSKQSSTRQNAPSLVARLMGIDTMPLDTKYVVPSDKRISENVGKKSSEKGVSRRGSSVSWGSSNFNSSSQMDFESLYEDMDVVDDDGWNKSFGEQRRRDHPQDEELQKFKKEFEAYQAARFLECSKVAEIGSVPRRLFVQQNLNKEKVVHNELLLQRAAAGKLADLDSHSFKTPPPESYGSEYRGDMMELVPATQRKTFPPRSRTLSRDFEESLLMKSCNRLDTSASPTRIVILKPGPDSICNHEENWTISTGTIQGRNSIEDFLEEVKERLKCELQGKIVKKVSVVRGSGIETPYNEKPSDTKLIARHIVKQVRESTTRDADTNLLPSESTGSFKSEMQFNGPTSPEIISRDTRKFLSDRLRNVVRSEAHADFPEGKSRSLALDSHKAGLKQVGDIMKYASNWEISKEEAEIQTGSFRHELDQNIFLHKELSPRNLVRSLSAPVSRSGTSFGKLLLEDRHILTGAQIRRKLEAVETMSVDVKKRKKDRFNIKERVSNFRYNLALRGRLFGRRVQSMVESRGNEYGPMVRDFTSGPTVLMNCGERHENSTEVPPSPASVCSSSIHEDLWRRTEYLSPISTPDVSSRDDNVVPQVFRDISSGLNELRRQLNQLESDGPDDFTIKQEAAESDLDQLEDPAESYIRDLLVASGLYFGSWDKSLLRGDTFAKPIGNTVYEEVEESRRKWVKENDDSCMKDQNENKLDHKVLLDLLNEALSVVLGPPLTLSRFRRNLSNSSMLPPSGKELLNLVWDIIRVSLYPPSDISTYSLDTLVAQHLGSIPWSELIHDEINILERDIECLITDDLVEELTKDIYSKMK from the exons ATGGGAGGCTTATTACACTTTTTCGAATTCAATCAGGGGAGGATGGCCAAGAAAGTCCTTACTCGGAAGAGACATCATGGTG GCTTGGAAGCTCCTCGAAATAGTCTAGATCTGCAAGTACAAACACCTCAGAACTTCTGCCCACAACGAAAATTATCA TGCAATTATCAAGTAGAAGAAGAGGGCAGGCCGGAGAATAATCGTTATTCAAATGTGGGTTCAATGAAAAAACTGATCAACGAGGAGCTATCCAAACAATCAAGCACCAGGCAAAATGCGCCAAGCCTTGTTGCAAGGTTGATGGGGATAGATACGATGCCATTAGACACTAAATATGTTGTCCCATCAGATAAAAGAATAAGTGAAAACGTGGGGAAAAAGTCTTCAGAGAAAGGAGTGAGTCGAAGGGGTTCATCAGTTAGTTGGGGTTCTTCCAACTTTAATTCTTCGAGCCAGATGGATTTTGAGTCATTATACGAAGACATGGATGTTGTTGATGATGATGGATGGAACAAGAGCTTTGGAGAACAAAGGCGGCGGGATCATCCTCAGGATGAGGAACTACAGAAATTCAAGAAAGAGTTTGAAGCATATCAAGCAGCAAGGTTTCTCGAGTGTTCGAAGGTTGCTGAAATTGGTAGTGTTCCTAGACGATTGTTTGTTCAACAAAACCTGAACAAGGAAAAGGTGGTTCATAATGAGTTACTTTTACAAAGAGCAGCAGCAGGGAAACTTGCAGATCTTGACAGCCATTCATTCAAAACACCACCACCTGAAAGTTATGGTTCAGAATATCGTGGTGACATGATGGAGTTAGTCCCAGCTACGCAAAGGAAAACCTTTCCTCCTAGGAGCAGAACACTAAGTAGAGACTTTGAGGAGTCCTTATTGATGAAATCTTGCAACAGATTAGACACGTCTGCTTCTCCCACTAGGATAGTTATCTTGAAGCCTGGTCCTGATAGCATTTGCAACCATGAAGAGAATTGGACCATTTCGACAGGAACTATACAAGGGAGAAATAGTATAGAAGATTTTCTTGAAGAGGTGAAAGAGCGTTTGAAATGTGAACTGCAAGGGAAAATTGTCAAAAAGGTTTCTGTGGTTCGAGGGAGTGGAATTGAAACACCTTACAATGAAAAACCATCTGATACTAAACTAATAGCCCGACATATAGTAAAGCAAGTCAGAGAAAGTACGACTAGAGATGCTGACACAAATTTACTCCCCTCAGAATCAACAGGGTCGTTCAAAAGTGAAATGCAATTCAATGGACCAACTTCCCCAGAAATTATCAGCAGAGATACCCGGAAGTTCTTGTCAGATAGGCTAAGAAATGTTGTGAGAAGTGAAGCACATGCTGACTTTCCCGAGGGAAAATCAAGGTCACTTGCATTAGACAGCCATAAAGCTGGACTAAAGCAAGTGGGGGATATTATGAAGTACGCAAGTAATTGGGAAATTTCCAAAGAGGAGGCAGAAATACAAACAGGTTCTTTCAGACATGAACTGGATCAAAATATATTTCTGCACAAGGAGTTGTCCCCAAGGAATCTTGTAAGATCCTTGTCTGCTCCTGTATCACGATCAGGAACATCATTTGGGAAGCTTCTTCTGGAGGACCGCCACATTTTAACTGGTGCTCAGATTCGGAGGAAGCTTGAAGCTGTTGAAACTATGTCCGTTGATGTCAAGAAACGGAAAAAGGACAGATTTAATATTAAGGAACGAGTGTCCAATTTTAGATATAATCTTGCTTTAAGAGGGAGGCTTTTTGGTAGAAGGGTTCAATCAATGGTGGAATCACGTGGCAATGAGTATGGTCCCATGGTGAGAGATTTCACAAGTGGACCAACAGTTCTTATGAACTGCGGTGAGCGGCAC GAGAACTCCACTGAGGTACCTCCTAGTCCTGCATCTGTGTGCAGCAGCAGCATTCATGAAGACCTTTGGAGGCGGACTGAATATTTAAGTCCAATATCAACTCCTGATGTGTCTTCAAGAGATGATAATGTTGTGCCCCAGGTTTTCAGGGATATCAGCTCTGGTTTGAATG AACTAAGGAGGCAACTCAATCAACTCGAGTCTGATGGTCCTGATGACTTCACTATAAAACAGGAGGCCGCTGAGTCTGACTTGGACCAATTAGAGGATCCAGCAGAATCTTACATAAGAGATCTACTTGTTGCTTCTGGACTGTACTTTGGTTCATGGGATAAGTCTTTATTAAGAGGGGACACATTTGCAAAACCTATTGGCAACACAGTTTATGAAGAAGTGGAAGAATCTCGCAGGAAATGGGTCAAGGAAAATGATGACAGCTGTATGAAGGATCAGAATGAGAATAAGCTAGACCACAAAGTTTTACTTGATTTGTTAAATGAGGCACTTTCAGTTGTTCTTGGACCTCCATTGACATTGTCTAGATTCAGAAGGAATTTAAGTAACTCTTCCATGTTGCCACCTTCTGGAAAGGAACTATTGAACTTAGTGTGGGACATTATCCGTGTTTCTTTATATCCTCCATCTGACATATCTACTTATTCACTTGATACTTTGGTGGCTCAACACCTAGGATCCATCCCTTGGTCTGAATTAATACATGACGAGATCAATATTTTGGAAAGAGATATAGAATGTCTAATAACTGATGATCTGGTTGAAGAACTCACAAAGGATATATATTCTAAGATGAAGTGA
- the LOC137811035 gene encoding uncharacterized protein, translating to MIEFSISNVRYTYVHDQKYSSEVVDIHHIISRRSNAKYFFVYATTLLLLACALYLYVQKEKSISLVYCSFLFDIFLVKSLLGKPIKKESVVIMPAFGVQLETHYVSGKVVRYFVPIDKILKPVLVECLTPVTCYWTLSMIIRGESEMVLVFKNLRPPVKILVHVWKALCAATGSKEETCAHAE from the exons ATGATTGAATTCTCAATAAGCAATGTCAGATATACTTATGTGCATGATCAGAAATATTCCTCTGAAGTTGTTGACATACACCATATAATTTCGAGGAGGAGTaatgcaaaatatttttttgtgtatGCCACAACACTTCTTCTATTAGCATGTGCCTTGTATCTGTATGTTCAAAAG GAAAAATCAATTAGTCTTGTGTATTGCAGCTTTCTTTTTGACATTTTTCTTGTGAAGTCATTACTTGGGAAGCCAATCAAGAAAG AATCTGTTGTGATTATGCCGGCTTTTGGAGTACAGCTTGAGACTCATTATGTGAG TGGAAAAGTCGTGCGATATTTCGTTCCCATTGACAAGATTCTGAAACCGGTTCTAGTAGAATGTCTGACTCCAGTGACTTGTTATTGGACTCTTTCAATGATTATTCGTGGGGAATCAGAAATGGTGTTAGTTTTCAAG AACTTACGCCCTCCAGTGAAAATATTGGTCCATGTCTGGAAGGCTCTGTGTGCTGCAACTGGTAGTAAAGAAGAGACTTGTGCTCATGCAGAATGA